In one bacterium genomic region, the following are encoded:
- a CDS encoding AAA family ATPase, translating into MMDQPTIDDLFDRRLTFPDMDAAKRLARLVGIDDARMRLTKLLSALVNPAGPREWAKRNHQGAGIILDFLERRPPLVILAGDVGTGKTELAETVGDAVARQERIEVTLFPLSLATRGSGKVGEMTRLLSAAFEATLQAAEKLKRINAKSTGAVVLLVDEADALTQSREAGQMHHEDRAGVNAFVRGVDRLAEKQLPAAIILCTNRLTAIDPAVQRRAVDRFEFRRPDGRQRRIVLEEPLGELGFGKWEIDRIVKLTGPPGGQEGYGFTFSDLTQRLLPTLVLDAYPDRPVTFDRTIQLLSDMKATPPFRDGAAP; encoded by the coding sequence ATCATGGATCAGCCGACCATCGACGACCTTTTCGATCGCCGGCTGACGTTTCCCGATATGGACGCGGCAAAGCGGCTTGCCCGCTTGGTCGGCATTGACGACGCCCGGATGCGGCTAACCAAGTTGCTTAGCGCGCTGGTCAACCCGGCGGGACCGCGTGAATGGGCAAAACGCAATCATCAGGGTGCGGGCATCATCCTGGACTTTCTGGAACGCAGGCCACCGCTAGTCATTCTGGCCGGGGACGTCGGTACCGGGAAGACCGAGCTTGCTGAGACTGTTGGCGATGCCGTCGCGCGGCAGGAGCGGATCGAGGTGACATTGTTTCCGCTCAGCCTTGCGACACGGGGAAGCGGCAAGGTAGGGGAGATGACGCGGCTGCTCTCTGCGGCCTTCGAAGCCACGCTACAAGCGGCCGAAAAGCTCAAACGCATAAACGCCAAGTCGACAGGCGCTGTCGTGCTGCTGGTCGATGAAGCAGACGCATTGACCCAGAGCCGCGAGGCCGGTCAGATGCACCATGAGGATCGGGCGGGCGTCAACGCTTTCGTCAGAGGCGTTGACCGCCTTGCCGAGAAGCAGCTTCCCGCCGCAATTATCCTCTGTACGAACCGTTTGACGGCGATCGACCCGGCCGTGCAACGCCGCGCGGTGGACCGGTTCGAGTTCCGCCGGCCGGATGGCCGGCAGCGGCGGATCGTTCTTGAAGAGCCGCTCGGCGAATTGGGTTTCGGTAAGTGGGAGATCGACCGGATCGTGAAGCTGACCGGACCACCGGGTGGCCAGGAGGGATACGGTTTCACGTTCTCCGACCTAACCCAGCGCCTGCTGCCGACGCTGGTGCTCGACGCATATCCCGACCGCCCGGTGACGTTTGACCGGACCATTCAGCTCCTCTCGGACATGAAGGCGACGCCGCCATTCCGAGACGGCGCAGCGCCCTAA